In one Desulfoferula mesophila genomic region, the following are encoded:
- the ybeY gene encoding rRNA maturation RNase YbeY produces the protein MSVLLDNSWEGGELPAGLIERVQRVLALAGQPPEAELSLVICGDEEIAAINQEWLNRQGPTNVISFAQHEGEGPALNPEILGDVVVSADTARREAAQHGLEPDEHLMRLIIHGILHILGHEHEQGGEPARLMEAKTEELLAASA, from the coding sequence GGCGGCGAGCTGCCCGCCGGGCTGATTGAGCGGGTACAGCGGGTGCTGGCCCTGGCCGGCCAGCCGCCGGAGGCCGAGCTGTCGCTGGTGATCTGCGGCGACGAGGAGATCGCGGCCATCAACCAAGAGTGGCTGAACCGCCAGGGCCCCACCAACGTCATCTCCTTTGCCCAGCACGAGGGCGAGGGCCCGGCGCTCAACCCGGAGATTCTGGGCGACGTGGTGGTGAGCGCCGACACCGCCCGCCGCGAGGCCGCCCAGCACGGCCTGGAGCCGGACGAACACTTGATGCGCCTGATAATTCACGGCATATTGCATATATTGGGACATGAGCACGAGCAGGGCGGCGAGCCCGCCCGCCTGATGGAAGCCAAGACCGAGGAACTGCTGGCGGCCAGCGCCTAG